In a genomic window of Flavobacterium crassostreae:
- a CDS encoding trypsin-like peptidase domain-containing protein, with amino-acid sequence MNQFTKLFLAALLSGVVTLGTYKLLLDHTGYFAANNNSITTTANTSYGQTVGLASEAVDFTQAAENTIHTVVHVKNVSYKTLSNPILEYFYGYKGGQSQEQIGTGSGVIISADGYIVTNNHVIKDASEIEITLNNKKSYQAKLIGTDSKMDIALLKIDANEKLPYTSFANSDSVKIGEWVLAVGNPYNLTSTVTAGIVSAKARNLGTNGIQSFIQTDAAVNPGNSGGALVNTRGDLIGINTMISSMTGSYVGYSFAVPSNIARKIIEDIMEYGNVQRGILGVEGGELNAMASKELGLTQTEGFYIHKVAKNSGAEKSGLKKGDIIIKLDHQNIATYADLSGYINTKRPNDKVQVTIIREGATKVIPVSLSKNEFFSTEFKGIELENITPEDKKKFGITNGVKIKSITNPNLMQYQEELLGNIILSIDNIKVKDVESVSKMLNQKEEKQSIRLEMLNKNKEHLRVII; translated from the coding sequence ATGAACCAATTTACAAAACTTTTTTTGGCAGCATTACTCAGTGGAGTAGTCACGCTAGGAACCTATAAGTTATTGTTGGACCACACAGGCTATTTTGCTGCAAACAATAATTCTATTACCACTACAGCCAACACCTCTTACGGACAAACGGTTGGCTTGGCCTCTGAGGCGGTAGATTTTACTCAAGCAGCCGAAAATACCATCCATACTGTGGTACACGTAAAAAATGTATCCTACAAAACCCTTTCTAATCCCATTTTAGAATACTTTTATGGCTATAAAGGCGGCCAATCTCAAGAGCAAATTGGTACGGGATCTGGGGTGATTATTTCGGCCGATGGATACATTGTGACTAACAATCATGTTATAAAAGATGCCTCTGAGATTGAAATTACCTTAAACAACAAAAAATCGTACCAAGCAAAACTCATCGGTACGGATTCCAAAATGGATATTGCCTTATTGAAGATTGATGCCAACGAAAAACTACCCTACACCTCTTTTGCTAACTCCGATTCTGTAAAAATTGGCGAATGGGTGCTTGCCGTAGGAAATCCATACAATTTGACCTCAACGGTAACTGCAGGAATTGTTTCGGCGAAAGCCAGAAATTTAGGAACCAATGGCATCCAATCGTTTATCCAGACCGATGCTGCAGTAAATCCAGGAAATAGCGGTGGCGCTTTAGTAAACACTCGAGGAGATTTAATCGGAATCAATACCATGATCTCCTCTATGACGGGCTCTTATGTAGGCTATTCTTTTGCGGTACCTTCTAACATTGCTCGAAAAATAATTGAAGATATAATGGAATACGGCAATGTGCAACGTGGCATTCTGGGAGTAGAAGGCGGCGAATTGAATGCTATGGCTTCTAAAGAATTAGGCTTGACCCAAACCGAGGGTTTTTATATCCATAAAGTAGCCAAAAACTCTGGTGCAGAAAAGTCTGGTCTTAAAAAAGGCGATATTATTATAAAATTAGACCATCAAAACATAGCCACCTATGCCGATTTGTCTGGTTACATAAATACTAAAAGACCCAATGATAAGGTACAAGTAACTATCATAAGAGAGGGAGCAACCAAAGTAATCCCGGTATCTTTGAGCAAAAACGAATTTTTTAGTACCGAATTTAAGGGTATTGAGCTAGAGAATATAACCCCCGAAGACAAGAAGAAATTTGGCATTACTAATGGGGTTAAAATTAAATCCATTACTAACCCTAATTTAATGCAATACCAAGAGGAATTATTGGGTAATATTATTTTGAGTATAGACAACATTAAGGTTAAAGATGTAGAGTCTGTCTCTAAAATGCTAAATCAAAAAGAAGAAAAACAAAGCATTCGTTTGGAAATGCTAAACAAAAACAAAGAACACCTGCGTGTTATCATATAG
- a CDS encoding glyceraldehyde-3-phosphate dehydrogenase — protein sequence MKNTALYQKEVSFQVDRRRAGVELIKIISDLWYDKSIEMVLFKNQLLDKNVNEIINLHQYAGEFVGKPITIFDSVEIARVVLELDLPPSKLDIGKLTYEYLLEDEKYPDARHFVLDKLKDAKSSEEIQPKDVVLYGFGRIGRLLARELMSKTGKGNQLRLRAIVTRDKNDAASLEKRASLLRYDSIHGDFQGSVVADPENNALIVNGTTVHLITANAPEDIDYTAYDIDHALIIDNTGAFTTEEALSRHLVSKGAHKVLLTAPGKGVPNIVHGVNQNEYNPDEINIFSAASCTTNAITPILKAVEDTLGVVKGHLETIHSYTNDQNLVDNMHKKYRRGRAAALNMVITETGAGTAVAKALPSLAGKLTSNAIRVPVPNGSLVVLNLEVNKQTSVEEINAIMKKYALEGDLVEQIKYSFNNELVSSDIVGTSSPSIYDSNATIVSNDGKNIVLYIWYDNEYGYSHQVIRLAKYIAKVRRFTYY from the coding sequence ATGAAAAACACCGCTTTGTACCAAAAAGAAGTATCCTTTCAAGTAGACAGACGTCGTGCTGGAGTTGAATTAATCAAAATCATTAGTGATTTATGGTATGACAAGTCTATTGAAATGGTCTTGTTCAAAAACCAATTATTAGATAAAAATGTAAATGAAATCATCAACTTACACCAATACGCAGGAGAATTTGTAGGCAAGCCAATTACTATTTTTGACTCTGTAGAAATTGCTAGAGTGGTTTTAGAGTTAGATTTACCGCCTTCTAAATTAGATATTGGTAAATTGACGTACGAGTATCTTTTGGAAGATGAAAAATATCCAGATGCAAGGCATTTTGTACTTGATAAATTAAAAGACGCAAAATCTTCGGAAGAAATCCAACCTAAAGATGTTGTGCTTTATGGTTTTGGAAGAATTGGACGTTTGTTAGCCCGTGAGCTAATGTCTAAAACAGGAAAAGGAAACCAATTGCGATTGAGAGCTATTGTAACTAGAGATAAAAATGATGCTGCAAGTCTTGAAAAAAGAGCTTCGTTATTGCGTTACGATTCTATTCATGGTGATTTTCAAGGTTCTGTAGTTGCAGATCCTGAAAACAACGCTTTGATTGTAAACGGAACCACTGTACACCTAATAACGGCTAATGCTCCTGAAGATATTGACTACACAGCCTATGATATTGACCATGCATTAATTATTGATAACACTGGTGCTTTTACTACAGAAGAAGCTTTGAGCAGACATTTAGTATCTAAAGGAGCCCATAAAGTGTTATTAACTGCTCCCGGAAAAGGAGTGCCCAATATTGTACATGGAGTTAACCAAAATGAATACAACCCAGACGAAATTAACATATTCTCGGCAGCATCTTGTACAACAAATGCCATTACACCAATTTTAAAAGCCGTAGAAGATACTTTAGGAGTAGTTAAAGGGCATTTAGAAACCATACACTCGTATACCAACGACCAAAACTTGGTAGATAATATGCACAAAAAATACCGTCGTGGTAGAGCTGCAGCCTTGAATATGGTTATCACAGAAACTGGTGCTGGTACTGCCGTTGCAAAAGCATTGCCTTCTTTGGCTGGAAAATTAACTTCTAACGCCATCCGTGTTCCGGTACCGAATGGTTCTTTAGTGGTTTTAAACTTAGAGGTAAACAAACAAACCTCAGTAGAAGAGATCAATGCCATCATGAAAAAATATGCACTAGAGGGAGATCTTGTAGAGCAAATAAAATATTCTTTTAACAATGAGCTAGTTTCTTCGGATATTGTAGGTACTTCTTCGCCATCTATTTACGATAGCAACGCTACTATTGTTTCTAATGACGGAAAAAACATTGTACTATACATCTGGTATGACAACGAATATGGGTACAGCCATCAAGTAATCCGTTTGGCAAAATATATTGCTAAAGTAAGACGTTTTACGTACTACTAG
- a CDS encoding APC family permease, which translates to MQKNSSDNPDNFKRELGLLDGMMLVVGSMIGSGIFIVSSDMVRQLGSAGWLIAMWVLTGVITVIAAVSYGELSAMFPKAGGQYVYIKEAYGKLIGFLYGWSFFAVIQTGTIAAVGVAFSKFAAYIFPTFSEKNTVFELGDFQLNAAQFVAIGTIILLSYINSLGVKNSKILQTVLTVVKIVSLAGLILFGFFAAKAAVWNANWANAWQSQSLDLASGTWTTISGTALLSGISAALVGSMFSSVAWEGVTFIAGEIKNPKRNVGLSLFLGTLTVSSIYVLTNIMYLAVVPLQEIATAPSDRVAVVASQYIFGSMGAWIIAVMIMVSTFACNNGLIMAGARVYYTMAQDGLFFKKAAQLNTARVPAWSIWAQCIWACVLCLTGKYGDLLDFVVIIVLIFYVLTILGIFILRKKMPNAERPYKAFLYPFFPGLYIVIGTALCLALLYTKTSTSGWGVLIMLLGIPVYYITKRKR; encoded by the coding sequence ATGCAAAAAAACAGTTCCGATAATCCGGATAATTTTAAGAGAGAATTAGGTTTGCTTGACGGCATGATGCTGGTAGTGGGTTCTATGATAGGCTCGGGAATTTTTATTGTTAGCTCGGATATGGTGCGGCAATTAGGTTCCGCAGGCTGGTTGATTGCTATGTGGGTACTGACGGGAGTAATTACGGTGATTGCTGCAGTGAGTTATGGAGAGTTGAGTGCTATGTTTCCTAAGGCAGGAGGACAATATGTGTATATTAAGGAGGCATACGGAAAATTGATAGGCTTTCTGTACGGATGGAGTTTTTTTGCGGTAATACAAACCGGTACTATTGCAGCTGTTGGTGTGGCTTTTTCAAAATTTGCAGCATATATTTTTCCTACTTTTAGTGAAAAAAATACGGTGTTTGAGTTGGGAGATTTTCAACTTAATGCGGCACAATTTGTGGCTATTGGAACCATAATTTTACTGAGTTATATCAATAGTCTGGGGGTTAAAAATTCTAAAATTTTACAAACGGTACTCACTGTGGTTAAAATAGTCTCTTTGGCAGGATTGATTTTGTTTGGCTTTTTTGCCGCAAAGGCAGCCGTTTGGAATGCTAACTGGGCCAATGCATGGCAATCGCAATCCTTAGATCTTGCAAGTGGTACTTGGACAACTATAAGCGGTACAGCATTATTATCAGGCATTTCGGCAGCATTGGTGGGTTCTATGTTTTCTAGCGTTGCTTGGGAAGGAGTCACTTTTATTGCAGGCGAAATTAAAAACCCAAAGCGCAATGTTGGACTTAGTTTGTTTTTGGGCACTCTAACGGTAAGTAGCATTTATGTTTTGACCAATATAATGTATCTGGCTGTGGTGCCTTTGCAAGAAATTGCTACAGCACCTTCGGATCGGGTTGCGGTGGTGGCATCGCAATATATTTTTGGTAGTATGGGCGCATGGATCATTGCGGTGATGATTATGGTGTCTACCTTTGCGTGCAACAATGGTTTGATTATGGCTGGAGCTAGAGTATATTATACCATGGCACAAGATGGTCTGTTTTTTAAAAAAGCAGCACAATTAAATACCGCTAGAGTACCAGCATGGTCTATTTGGGCGCAATGTATTTGGGCTTGCGTGTTGTGTTTGACCGGAAAATATGGCGATCTATTAGACTTTGTGGTTATTATTGTTTTGATTTTTTATGTGTTAACTATTTTGGGTATTTTTATTTTACGTAAAAAAATGCCAAATGCAGAGCGGCCTTATAAGGCTTTTCTGTATCCTTTTTTTCCAGGATTGTATATTGTTATTGGTACTGCCTTGTGTCTGGCCTTGTTGTATACCAAAACAAGCACTAGCGGATGGGGTGTTTTGATTATGTTGTTAGGGATTCCGGTATATTATATAACCAAACGTAAAAGGTAA
- a CDS encoding CDGSH iron-sulfur domain-containing protein yields the protein MSKTKLVINNNGSIKIDGDFEIVDSNGNSYGLEGRKALGLCRCGLSSNKPFCDGAHRNNFEHTSEAFDLPPMKTS from the coding sequence ATGAGCAAGACAAAACTAGTAATTAACAACAATGGATCCATCAAGATTGATGGCGATTTTGAAATAGTAGATAGCAACGGTAATAGTTATGGATTAGAAGGCCGAAAAGCATTAGGTCTTTGTCGTTGTGGGCTGTCTTCTAACAAACCATTTTGTGATGGCGCACATCGTAATAATTTTGAGCATACTTCAGAAGCTTTTGATTTACCACCTATGAAAACAAGCTAA
- a CDS encoding peptidoglycan endopeptidase produces MKYTSWILGVFFLGSWSVFSQKKYTEHTVAKGETITKIAQQYSVKAAAIYALNPEAKTGIKLQSVLLIPSKVLTNTGVAKPITQTQNYTALPKETLYGIAKNNNITVADLYAVNPKLEETGLKIGQTIQIPSKEPIVRQEAIADNTATEQTVLVTTPETFVREIMPTETKYAIAKQYGITVAAIDKANPILETEALKIGQKIIIPAKQESNPEEESIPQVSQKEAPVLVAVAKEQDSKNAHKDTSTNFIKNSSNNSAPQTTITRTVLPKETKYGIAREYGITVKELEKQNPEIVSNLPIGYALVIKSSHQAATETNKEAIVATQSPDASEKEVSKSLKDTRNEEFLDQLVSAASENLGTRYRYGGNGENGIDCSGLMCNTFNTFDIQLPRTSIEQSQYGVVVNNEEAQKGDLIFFKTSRRNRINHVGMVVDVSDGDIKFIHASVSSGVIISSVKEKYYSKKVTQINRVL; encoded by the coding sequence ATGAAATATACTAGTTGGATTTTAGGAGTGTTTTTTTTAGGTAGTTGGAGTGTTTTTTCTCAAAAAAAATATACAGAACATACCGTTGCCAAAGGAGAAACTATTACTAAAATTGCGCAACAATATAGTGTAAAAGCAGCAGCAATTTATGCCCTAAATCCAGAAGCCAAAACAGGAATAAAGCTCCAATCGGTTTTATTAATTCCCTCCAAAGTGCTTACCAATACTGGAGTAGCTAAGCCAATTACACAGACCCAAAACTATACCGCTTTACCTAAAGAGACACTTTATGGAATTGCAAAAAACAATAATATAACCGTTGCAGATCTCTATGCTGTTAATCCAAAATTAGAAGAAACGGGTTTGAAAATAGGTCAAACCATACAAATACCTAGCAAAGAGCCCATTGTGCGTCAAGAAGCAATAGCAGATAACACGGCTACAGAACAAACAGTTTTAGTAACTACTCCCGAAACGTTTGTTCGAGAAATTATGCCAACAGAAACCAAGTATGCTATTGCAAAACAATATGGGATTACGGTAGCGGCAATTGACAAAGCCAATCCAATACTTGAAACGGAAGCCCTAAAAATAGGACAAAAAATAATTATACCGGCCAAACAAGAAAGCAATCCCGAAGAAGAAAGCATACCTCAAGTATCTCAAAAAGAAGCTCCGGTATTGGTTGCGGTTGCTAAAGAGCAGGATTCTAAAAATGCACACAAAGATACCTCTACAAATTTTATAAAAAACAGCAGCAATAATTCTGCACCTCAAACTACTATAACCCGTACGGTATTGCCCAAAGAGACCAAATACGGTATTGCTCGAGAATACGGTATTACAGTAAAAGAATTAGAAAAACAGAATCCAGAAATAGTTTCTAACCTACCAATAGGGTATGCCTTAGTTATAAAAAGTAGCCACCAAGCTGCAACAGAAACCAACAAAGAAGCAATAGTAGCTACCCAAAGTCCAGATGCGTCAGAGAAAGAAGTAAGTAAAAGCCTTAAAGATACCCGTAATGAAGAGTTTTTGGATCAATTAGTTTCTGCGGCCTCAGAAAATTTAGGAACCAGATATCGGTACGGCGGTAACGGTGAGAATGGTATTGATTGTTCCGGACTAATGTGCAATACCTTTAATACCTTTGATATACAATTGCCTAGAACCTCCATTGAACAATCTCAATATGGTGTGGTGGTAAATAATGAAGAAGCTCAAAAAGGAGATTTAATCTTTTTTAAAACCAGTAGAAGAAACCGTATTAACCATGTTGGTATGGTTGTAGATGTGAGCGATGGCGATATTAAATTCATTCATGCATCGGTAAGTTCCGGAGTAATTATCTCTTCCGTTAAAGAAAAATACTATAGCAAAAAAGTAACTCAAATCAATAGAGTACTTTAG
- a CDS encoding aconitate hydratase, with product MAFDIDMIKKVYDNMVTRVDAAREVVARPLTLTEKILYNHLWEGNAKQAYKRGVDYVDFAPDRVACQDATAQMALLQFMHAGKKTVAVPTTVHCDHLILAKVGAEKDLAFAKQQSSEVFDFLSSVSNKYGIGFWKPGSGIIHQIVLENYAFPGGMMIGTDSHTVNAGGLGMLAIGVGGADAVDVMSGMSWELKFPKLIGVKLTGKLSGWTAPKDVILKVADILTVKGGTGAIVEYFGEGATNMSCTGKGTICNMGAEIGATTSTFGYDDSMRRYLSATGRQDVVDAADKVASYLTGDPEVYANPEQYFDQVIEINLSELEPYINGPFTPDRGTPVSEMKAEAAANGWPLKVEWGLIGSCTNSSYEDMARAASIVNQAVAHGITPKAEFGINPGSEQIRYTIERDGIIATFEKMGTKVFTNACGPCIGQWDRAGADKQEKNTIVHSFNRNFSKRADGNPNTHAFVTSPEMVAALAISGRLDFNPLTDTLLNDKGEEVKLNAPYGDELPKRGFDVEDNGFQAPALDGSGVQIAVSETSDRLQLLAPFDAWDGKNITGAKLLIKAYGKCTTDHISMAGPWLRFRGHLDNISNNMLIGAINAYTQKTNSVKNQLTGAYDAVPAVARAYKAAGIPSVIIGDHNYGEGSSREHAAMEPRFLGVKAVLVKSFARIHETNLKKQGLLGLTFANEADYDKIQEDDTINFVDLVDFAPGKPLTIEFVHADGSKDLILANHTYNEGQIGWYVAGSALNLIAAEA from the coding sequence ATGGCTTTTGATATTGATATGATTAAAAAAGTGTACGACAACATGGTTACTCGTGTTGATGCTGCACGAGAAGTAGTTGCGCGTCCACTTACTTTGACTGAGAAAATTTTGTACAACCACCTTTGGGAAGGAAATGCTAAGCAAGCCTACAAAAGAGGAGTGGATTATGTAGATTTTGCTCCAGATAGAGTAGCATGTCAAGATGCAACAGCCCAAATGGCTCTATTGCAGTTCATGCATGCAGGCAAGAAAACGGTTGCAGTTCCTACAACGGTACATTGTGATCACCTTATTTTGGCTAAAGTAGGTGCCGAAAAAGATTTGGCATTTGCAAAACAACAATCCAGCGAAGTTTTTGATTTTCTTTCTTCGGTTTCAAATAAATACGGCATCGGGTTCTGGAAACCAGGTTCTGGAATTATACATCAAATTGTTTTAGAAAATTATGCCTTTCCGGGTGGAATGATGATTGGTACCGATTCTCATACCGTGAATGCAGGCGGTTTAGGGATGTTGGCCATTGGAGTTGGAGGAGCAGATGCAGTAGATGTCATGTCCGGAATGTCTTGGGAACTAAAGTTTCCTAAATTAATAGGGGTCAAGTTAACCGGAAAATTATCTGGTTGGACCGCACCAAAAGATGTAATTTTAAAAGTAGCAGATATTCTTACTGTAAAAGGTGGGACAGGTGCAATTGTAGAATATTTTGGCGAAGGTGCCACAAATATGTCTTGTACCGGTAAGGGTACCATTTGTAATATGGGAGCCGAAATTGGAGCAACAACTTCTACCTTTGGTTATGACGATTCTATGCGCAGGTATCTATCTGCAACAGGACGACAAGATGTAGTAGATGCTGCGGATAAAGTGGCTAGTTATTTAACAGGAGATCCCGAAGTGTATGCTAATCCAGAGCAGTATTTTGATCAAGTAATTGAGATTAATCTCTCAGAATTGGAGCCGTATATCAATGGTCCTTTTACGCCAGATAGAGGTACGCCAGTTTCTGAAATGAAAGCCGAAGCGGCGGCTAACGGATGGCCTCTAAAAGTAGAATGGGGATTAATAGGGTCTTGCACCAACTCTTCTTATGAAGATATGGCTCGCGCTGCATCTATTGTAAACCAAGCTGTAGCCCACGGCATTACTCCAAAAGCAGAATTTGGAATCAATCCAGGATCCGAACAAATTAGATATACCATCGAAAGAGATGGCATCATTGCTACTTTTGAGAAAATGGGAACCAAAGTATTTACCAACGCATGTGGTCCTTGCATTGGGCAATGGGATAGAGCTGGAGCAGATAAGCAAGAAAAAAATACTATTGTACACTCTTTTAATCGTAATTTTTCTAAAAGAGCAGATGGTAATCCCAATACACATGCCTTTGTGACCTCTCCAGAAATGGTAGCGGCGCTGGCAATTTCAGGAAGATTAGACTTTAATCCACTTACCGACACATTATTGAATGATAAAGGAGAAGAAGTGAAATTAAATGCTCCTTATGGCGATGAATTGCCTAAAAGAGGTTTTGATGTAGAGGATAATGGTTTTCAGGCGCCTGCACTAGATGGATCTGGAGTGCAAATCGCTGTTAGCGAAACATCAGACAGGTTACAGTTATTAGCTCCATTTGATGCTTGGGACGGTAAGAATATAACCGGAGCAAAATTGCTAATAAAAGCATATGGAAAATGTACAACAGACCATATTTCAATGGCAGGACCTTGGTTGCGTTTTAGAGGGCATTTGGATAATATTTCGAACAATATGTTGATCGGTGCCATAAATGCATACACTCAAAAAACCAATTCGGTAAAAAATCAACTAACCGGTGCTTATGATGCTGTCCCTGCAGTAGCTAGAGCCTACAAAGCAGCCGGAATACCTTCGGTAATTATTGGAGATCATAATTATGGAGAAGGATCCTCTAGAGAGCATGCCGCAATGGAACCTCGCTTTTTGGGCGTGAAAGCGGTACTCGTAAAATCATTTGCACGTATCCATGAAACCAATCTTAAAAAACAAGGACTTTTGGGATTAACTTTTGCAAATGAGGCTGATTATGACAAAATTCAAGAAGACGATACCATCAACTTTGTAGATTTAGTAGATTTTGCTCCAGGAAAACCGTTAACCATAGAATTTGTACATGCTGATGGAAGCAAAGATCTAATCTTGGCTAACCACACCTATAATGAAGGACAAATTGGATGGTATGTTGCTGGATCTGCATTAAACTTGATTGCAGCCGAAGCATAA
- a CDS encoding PAS domain-containing protein, producing the protein MTPNNTIFKRPTPIDKEVSWDKTQVIMSKTDSKGIIEYANEVFIDVCGYEDYELMSQPHSLVRHPDMPRVIFKVLWENLKAGRNFYAVVKNLAKSGRYYWVVTDFEISKDANGEITHYFGRRKAVPEEVITKHIEPLYKRLLQIESVSGLEASERYMIGFLEEKNRTYIEYVKECILDYEQSQYFQKKNEQEQEEETESKGFFARFFGR; encoded by the coding sequence ATGACTCCAAACAATACTATTTTTAAAAGACCAACACCAATTGATAAAGAAGTTTCTTGGGATAAAACCCAAGTGATTATGAGCAAAACAGATTCTAAAGGAATTATTGAATATGCTAATGAAGTTTTTATTGACGTTTGTGGTTACGAAGATTATGAACTCATGTCTCAGCCACACAGTTTGGTAAGACACCCGGATATGCCACGGGTGATCTTTAAGGTGCTTTGGGAAAATTTAAAAGCAGGAAGAAATTTTTATGCAGTAGTAAAAAACCTTGCCAAATCCGGAAGGTATTACTGGGTGGTTACCGATTTTGAAATTTCAAAAGATGCTAATGGCGAGATTACCCACTATTTTGGTAGAAGAAAAGCGGTTCCAGAAGAGGTGATTACAAAACACATTGAGCCTTTGTATAAACGATTGCTGCAAATTGAGTCGGTAAGCGGTTTGGAGGCAAGTGAGCGGTATATGATTGGTTTTTTGGAAGAAAAAAACCGAACCTATATAGAATATGTTAAAGAATGTATATTGGATTACGAACAATCCCAATATTTTCAAAAAAAGAACGAGCAAGAACAAGAAGAGGAAACAGAAAGTAAAGGTTTTTTTGCTAGATTTTTTGGAAGATAA
- a CDS encoding AAA family ATPase, translating into MSDVAAIHNLVQKRNELKNEIAKIIVGQDAVVDQILLCIFSGGHALLVGVPGLAKTLLVNTLAQALGLDFKRIQFTPDLMPSDILGSEILDENRQFKFIKGPVFSNIILADEINRTPPKTQAALLEAMQERSVTIAGLNYKLALPYFVLATQNPIEQEGTYPLPEAQLDRFMFAIKLSYPSFEEEVEVVKRTTSEVKNTISPLFTASQIIEFQQLIRRIPVADNVIEYAVNLVGKTRPDSVLATEYVKNYLDWGAGPRASQNLILAAKAQAAFKGKFSPDIEDVKAVAIGILRHRIIKNYKAEAEGITEEKIIEALL; encoded by the coding sequence ATGTCTGATGTTGCGGCAATACACAATCTAGTTCAAAAACGAAACGAACTTAAAAACGAAATAGCAAAAATAATTGTAGGTCAAGATGCTGTAGTAGACCAAATCTTGCTCTGTATCTTCTCTGGAGGCCACGCATTATTGGTAGGGGTTCCAGGATTGGCCAAAACCCTATTGGTAAATACGCTGGCGCAAGCCTTAGGTTTGGATTTTAAAAGAATACAATTTACGCCAGATTTAATGCCATCGGATATTTTGGGTAGCGAGATTTTGGACGAAAACCGTCAGTTTAAATTTATAAAAGGCCCTGTTTTTTCAAACATTATTCTGGCAGATGAAATCAATAGAACCCCGCCCAAAACACAGGCAGCCTTGTTGGAGGCAATGCAAGAACGCTCGGTAACCATTGCAGGACTTAATTATAAATTAGCCTTGCCTTATTTTGTTTTAGCCACCCAAAATCCAATAGAGCAAGAAGGGACTTATCCTTTGCCAGAAGCCCAATTAGATCGTTTTATGTTTGCTATAAAACTATCCTATCCAAGTTTTGAAGAAGAAGTAGAGGTAGTAAAAAGGACTACCTCGGAGGTAAAAAACACCATAAGCCCTTTGTTTACGGCGTCACAGATTATAGAATTTCAGCAATTAATCCGCAGAATTCCTGTTGCAGACAATGTAATTGAATATGCTGTAAACCTTGTAGGTAAAACAAGGCCAGATAGCGTATTGGCAACAGAGTATGTCAAAAATTATTTGGATTGGGGAGCAGGGCCAAGAGCTTCGCAAAATTTAATCTTGGCAGCCAAAGCACAAGCTGCTTTTAAAGGGAAATTTTCTCCAGATATTGAAGATGTAAAAGCCGTCGCAATAGGTATTTTAAGACACCGAATTATTAAAAATTATAAAGCAGAAGCAGAAGGCATTACAGAAGAGAAAATAATTGAAGCCTTGCTTTAA